From Trichoderma atroviride chromosome 1, complete sequence, one genomic window encodes:
- a CDS encoding uncharacterized protein (EggNog:ENOG41~antiSMASH:Cluster_1.5), producing the protein MAHNPTRALTQLSPEGSPTVFDIFLVGFSSDGSQKETKPEFNEAVSKDLAFDEIRPKDWTRIVPQIIPEAGVYDFALFQERQDPEVQTLEGAGVAALSQLWKKRFICEAADLDTEARLLLDCIKDRCEKRHVLLAGCGLGGLVLKQAIIIANRNPRYYDAASVVKQLVFVATPHTAPNLDAWEEIVSHGLDAAEIMIRGRKTQIITDLAISIQKSSFTFHCFASRYNIQNLPHSTTIFQNDDAEECSKPDISSFLLYADEVQTPLHKSDKVSENDLRRYVSSPELLKPECTENAEHDLESMSDSDFLDFLQQLAPSKRIFHENSAIQLFQPDVELELYEEHLSRLELLKTFRQGAVNITGPPGHGKTTLLKLLVQRLKHQYSKAITIDFFLESFDASSRTSNQTLRNVIHQILSQRPYLFQKIRLLYIQQNKSRTWTNDILWDIFQRLVRHSSGWKIIVSINNFKNWSSELQSVFAKLDKILASSAAQYTVLTTGRGESSGLSHEPDEIVDLAVGAEDSRKKFLKAKLKVLIRKNPSLTACKKDILQAASLFEGSYSHTERCLKQLSRNFTLSSPDAIAVTLETCAKAEDDISLEQIECLLQGDSHVLNWSINVVSWVMHSARPLRIQELAVAAALGVGDKSLADLDRRISRSMEHDIDRYLDVLIRADSQVAHIYSAATKIFLAEKLQKHSPTKGFKLITHAQLAIMCIVYISHAISENWDMCKARLDWQSNKFQSDQSELEFLSYAVRYWPSHYHRHYDQGGSKPTVTGQEGDESKELEDAITKFLGNTNLRQKWYQLFSSKLQPTSDSDSPKEDEEKLEEKSNQKITSLEIASELGLTDTVKRIVMSDKEFSKSEPSILSSALALSVRNKHSKIISMLLKDNVPLSSAFIEAAYTNNIQAMRSLIAHGVELKKEDHLGSLALRKAASAESLDAVKLLLSEDIAITEADIDGRSTIHAVAIGGLVEMLKIISSQAGFDINARDREQKTALILAVQFDHVKLVRELCLKNADVTLADSQGKTALQYAVSKDIDITKVLLEYNASSVAGDKKGQTALNLACKLGSLEIVEAMVNSLEDPTLLDLVHNDQAAKRTPLHIAAEFGSATIVELFLGKGANYKLRDASGNTAMQLSASAGHLDVFKILLQHYWSHRDDFGLENLGPAGDGATSKNVEEQGENSSAMADIIECNELLCCAVRYGQLIVIRYLLNFMDSFHLRILIERSTLDENLLNIAASKGYTEIVRILLPRFDPNVKNAKAQTPLHVAVSNKHRDVIRFLLESGADPNVPDSDRKTPLHTAAKKRLYEIVKDLLRSGGDVNVRTILKETALHLAVEFPDIVLLLIDANADMCAKDYNEATPLHLAARANNTATIKLLLQSKADLDAVDENGETPLHYAIDSKRLEALRELWDAGPQLSRESYREERAPLLKASETKSFDLVRIILGKDLLGNSGGTNDVPDYDNIGTRSSKEMTLLDVNAVTSDYRTALLIAVTEQQLDIVKALLKLNADLTLRDSSNRTPLLIAASLGNAEIFEVLLEQGADLDSQDEEGKTALHLALEAGNLALTKRLIELFKDKSLLDVQDSSGKTSLYQAAYSGMKLVIELLLEAGADVNIRSKAGKLPLHEGTDNHDITLLLAEAKSDLNAEDEDGWTPLMLCVYWEHLDAIEVLLERDQNFQHRDKRGRTLLHIAVDCANAGVLQRCLKLGSIDIDAKDNAGKTALHTAVDCSWRSALQNMSSLIDRGAAIATVDNEGNTPLWTTIKSTNVEKWSMLVSKGAKVDKEKIKGQTTLMNIINISETRMSEWLLAQISDSGGCIWTTEEILEALSYIAVSSLDNDTLENKQTRAGLLLDQINMTTINAEQAFMALRYYFEMNLVEMNLVEKIPNATHLLEKTSKTKDNDMWTMDHLRYHMAKAYSSYRDMPPAKKPDGKTRLPSALLASVLPATESIDTKLWEVTAISVTSKTTDNERRSFRADHPFPIRGEGRAYFEAEASALEDQQHPIYFVIGLCGEFVHLGSSYPGIGFYPSIGFHGDDGRIFTEGLQTTEQRTGPFSQGVKIGCGIDWNEESIFFTRNGEIIDQDVHDLLEALPCCYCLQLHKRYY; encoded by the exons ATGGCACATAATCCAACACGGGCTCTGACTCAGCTTAGTCCGGAAGGTTCACCAACTGTCTTCGA CATCTTTCTTGTCGGTTTTTCGTCTGATGGTAGCcaaaaggaaacaaagcCAGAGTTTAACGAGGCTGTATCAAAGGATCTTGCTTTTGATGAGATCAGACCAAAAGATTGGACTCGAATTGTCCCGCAGATAATCCCGGAGGCCGGAGTGTACGATTTCGCGCTCTTCCAAGAGCGACAAGATCCAGAGGTGCAAACACTCgagggagctggagttgCAGCTCTCTCACAGCtatggaaaaaaagattcatTTGCGAAGCAGCCGACCTGGACACCGAAGCACGGCTGCTTCTGGATTGTATCAAGGACAGATGTGAGAAACGCCATGTGCTTCTGGCGGGCTGTGGGCTCGGGGGGTTGGTATTGAAGCAGGCAATTATAATCGCCAATAGGAACCCGCGATACTATGATGCCGCTTCGGTAGTTAAACAGTTGGTATTTGTCGCCACACCGCATACAGCGCCTAACTTGGACGCTTGGGAAGAAATTGTCAGTCACGGCTTAGATGCCGCCGAAATCATGATCCGCGGACGAAAGACTCAAATTATCACAGACCTTGCCATATCCATCCAGAAATCTTCGTTCACCTTTCACTGCTTTGCTTCCAGATACAATATTCAAAACTTGCCCCACAGTACAACTATTTTCCAAAACGATGACGCGGAAGAATGTTCTAAACCCGACATAAGCTCGTTTTTACTCTACGCCGATGAAGTTCAGACGCCCTTGCACAAGTCCGACAAAGTCAGCGAAAATGACTTGAGAAGATACGTGTCTTCTCCAGAATTATTAAAACCAGAAT GCACTGAAAACGCCGAGCACGATCTTGAGTCAATGTCTGACTCTGACTTTCTTGATTTTCTTCAGCAGTTGGCTCCTTCAAAGCGGATTTTTCATGAGAATTCGGCTAttcagctcttccagccgGATGTCGAGCTTGAATTGTACGAGGAACATCTCTCAAGGCTAGAGCTTCTCAAGACATTCAGGCAAGGAGCCGTCAATATCACTGGTCCACCGGGCCATGGGAAGACAACTCTGTTGAAGCTTCTCGTGCAACGATTAAAACATCAATACTCAAAAGCAATTACTattgacttcttcttggagTCGTTTGACGCTTCTAGCCGGACATCGAATCAAACACTCAGAAACGTCATTCATCAAATTCTATCCCAACGACCTTACTTGTTCCAGAAGATCCGCCTGCTGTATATACAGCAAAATAAATCAAGAACTTGGACGAACGACATACTCTGGGACATTTTCCAAAGGCTCGTCCGGCATTCTAGCGGATGGAAGATCATCGTGTCCATTAACAACTTTAAAAATTGGAGTTCTGAGCTGCAGTCTGTTTTTGCAAAGCTTGATAAAATCCTTGCTAGTAGCGCGGCCCAATACACCGTGCTCACgacaggaagaggagaatcGTCGGGCCTTTCTCATGAGCCCGACGAGATAGTAGACTTGGCTGTAGGAGCGGAAGATTCCAGAAAGAAGTTTTTAAAAGCGAAGCTCAAGGTTCTTATCCGGAAAAACCCGTCACTCACAGCCTGCAAAAAAGACATTTTACAGGCTGCAAGCCTTTTCGAAGGCTCATATTCACATACTGAGCGATGCTTAAAGCAGCTCTCTAGGAACTTCACTCTGTCCAGCCCGGATGCAATAGCAGTCACATTGGAAACCTGTGCAAAAGCTGAGGATGATATATCCTTGGAACAAATCGAATGTTTGCTACAAGGGGACTCCCATGTTCTGAATTGGTCTATTAATGTTGTGTCTTGGGTGATGCATTCGGCTCGGCCTCTGCGGATTCAAGAACTTGCAGTTGCCGCTGCGTTGGGTGTTGGCGATAAATCATTAGCAGATCTTGATCGACGGATATCCAGATCGATGGAACATGACATCGACCGGTATCTGGATGTTCTTATACGAGCTGATAGCCAGGTTGCCCACATCTACAGTGCTGCAACGAAGATATTTCTTGCAGAGAAGCTTCAGAAGCATAGCCCTACCAAGGGATTCAAGCTGATTACTCATGCACAATTGGCTATTATGTGTATAGTGTACATATCTCATGCAATATCGGAAAACTGGGACATGTGTAAGGCCCGGCTAGACTGGCAATCCAACAAGTTCCAGTCCGATCAATCCGAGCTGGAGTTTCTGAGCTACGCGGTCCGATATTGGCCATCCCACTATCACCGCCATTATGATCAAGGAGGAAGTAAGCCTACGGTCACAGGACAAGAAGGGGACGAGAGTAAGGAGCTAGAAGATGCGATCACAAAATTTTTGGGCAACACCAATTTACGTCAAAAGTGGTACCAGCTATTTTCGTCAAAACTACAACCTACAAGTGACTCTGATTCACccaaagaggatgaagaaaagctCGAAGAAAAGTCGAACCAGAAAATCACTAGCCTTGAAATAGCTAGTGAACTTGGCCTTACTGATACAGTCAAAAGGATTGTAATGTCCGACAAAGAATTTTCCAAGAGCGAGCCAAGCATTTTGTCGTCAGCTCTTGCGCTATCGGTCAGAAATAAGCATTCAAAGATCATATCAATGTTATTGAAAGACAACGTGCCCCTCTCCTCTGCATTCATTGAGGCCGCTTACACCAACAATATCCAAGCCATGAGGTCTCTGATAGCCCATGGAGTCGAACTCAAGAAAGAAGATCATCTCGGCTCTTTAGCGCTTAGAAAAGCCGCCTCTGCAGAAAGCTTAGATGCAGTTAAGCTCTTACTTAGCGAAGACATTGCTATTACCGAGGCTGACATTGACGGCCGATCTACTATTCATGCCGTAGCTATCGGTGGCTTGGTAGAGATGTTGAAGATAATCTCCAGCCAGGCAGGCTTCGACATCAACGCCAGGGATCGCGAACAAAAAACAGCTCTTATTTTAGCCGTGCAATTTGACCATGTCAAACTCGTCCGCGAGCTGTGCCTGAAAAATGCGGACGTTACGCTGGCTGATTCCCAGGGCAAAACCGCGCTACAATATGCTGTCTCCAAGGACATTGATATCACCAAGGTCCTTCTTGAGTACAATGCCAGTTCTGTGGCAGGTGAcaaaaaaggccaaacaGCGCTCAACTTGGCGTGCAAACTTGGATCTCTCGAGATTGTGGAAGCCATGGTCAACAGCCTGGAAGATCCAACTTTGCTTGATCTAGTTCATAATGATCAAGCTGCGAAAAGGACACCATTACACATCGCAGCCGAATTTGGGAGTGCAACTATTGTGGAACTCTTCCTTGGCAAAGGTGCCAACTATAAACTCAGAGACGCGTCTGGTAATACGGCTATGCAGCTATCCGCATCTGCAGGGCATCTGGACGTTTTCAAGATCTTGCTGCAGCATTATTGGTCCCACCGCGATGACTTCGGCCTAGAGAATCTTGGACCCGCGGGCGACGGCGCCACGAGCAAGAACGTGGAGGAGCAGGGTGAAAACAGTTCTGCAATGGCAGATATAATAGAATGTAACgagctgctctgctgcgCCGTCAGATATGGACAACTCATTGTCATCCGGTACCTCTTGAACTTTATGGACTCTTTCCATCTGCGTATACTCATCGAGCGCTCTACCCTTGACGAAAACCTGCTGAATATTGCCGCCTCGAAAGGATATACCGAGATTGTGAGAATTCTTTTACCAAGGTTTGATCCTAATGTCAAAAATGCCAAAGCGCAAACGCCTCTTCATGTTGCGGTCTCGAACAAACATCGGGACGTCATTCGGTTTCTTCTTGAGAGTGGCGCAGACCCGAATGTGCCGGACTCTGATAGGAAGACCCCATTGCACACTGCAGCTAAAAAGAGACTCTACGAGATTGTCAAAGACTTACTGCGCAGTGGCGGGGATGTCAATGTTCGTACCATCTTAAAGGAGACAGCACTTCATCTAGCAGTCGAGTTTCCAGATATCGTGCTGCTCTTGATAGACGCCAACGCCGATATGTGTGCGAAAGACTACAACGAGGCTACGCCATTGCATCTTGCCGCTCGAGCCAATAATACTGCAACAatcaagctgcttcttcaatcGAAGGCTGACTTGGACGCTGTAGATGAGAATGGCGAAACTCCTCTTCATTATGCAATTGACTCGAAACGCCTGGAGGCCCTTAGAGAGCTATGGGACGCTGGCCCTCAGTTAAGCCGAGAGTCATACAGGGAAGAACGAGCGCCGTTGCTAAAGGCTTCTGAGACCAAATCCTTCGACCTAGTAAGAATCATCCTAGGAAAGGATCTGCTTGGTAATAGTGGCGGCACGAACGACGTTCCGGATTATGATAACATCGGCACCCGGAGCTCGAAGGAGATGACACTGCTAGACGTGAATGCCGTGACAAGCGACTACAGAACGGCACTACTCATAGCAGTAACGGAACAACAGCTAGATATCGTCAAAGCGCTCCTAAAGCTAAACGCCGATTTGACCCTGAGGGATAGCTCAAACAGAACTCCATTACTGATAGCTGCGAGCCTTGGAAACGCAGAAATATTTGAAGTACTACTTGAACAGGGGGCAGACCTTGACTCTCaggacgaagagggcaagaCTGCTCTGCATCTCGCCCTGGAAGCAGGCAATTTGGCTTTGACAAAACGGCTAATCGAACTCTTCAAAGACAAATCCTTACTAGATGTGCAAGACTCTTCAGGAAAAACGTCACTATACCAGGCGGCCTACTCAGGAATGAAATTAGTTATCGAGCTCTTATTAGAAGCGGGAGCCGACGTAAACATCCGATCGAAGGCCGGGAAGCTCCCTCTCCATGAGGGTACTGACAATCATGATATTACTCTCTTGTTGGCAGAGGCGAAGTCCGACCTGAatgcagaagatgaagacggctgGACACCTTTGATGTTATGTGTGTACTGGGAACATCTAGATGCCATTGAAGTGCTACTAGAGCGGGATCAAAATTTTCAACACCGAGACAAAAGAGGAAGGACGCTGCTACACATTGCTGTAGACTGTGCCAACGCCGGAGTTCTTCAGCGATGTCTGAAACTGGGCTCCATTGATATTGACGCTAAAGACAATGCAGGCAAGACGGCGCTTCATACTGCTGTTGATTGTTCGTGGCGCAGTGCCCTTCAGAACATGTCATCATTGATCGACCGGGGAGCAGCCATAGCGACAGTAGACAACGAGGGCAACACACCTCTCTGGACAACAATCAAGTCAACAAATGTCGAAAAGTGGTCTATGCTAGTATCCAAAGGGGCCAAAGTGGATAAGGAAAAAATCAAAGGACAAACTACTCTAATGAATATCATAAATATCAGCGAGACTCGGATGTCTGAATGGTTATTGGCGCAGATTTCGGACAGCGGCGGGTGCATTTGGACCACAGAAGAGATTTTGGAAGCACTATCGTATATCGCAGTGTCTTCTCTGGACAATGATACCCTGGAAAACAAGCAGACAAGGGCTGGTTTGCTCCTGGATCAGATCAACATGACAACTATAAATGCCGAGCAAGCTTTTATGGCTCTCAGGTACTATTTTGAGATGAATCTGGTCGAGATGAATCTGGTCGAAAAAATACCTAACGCTACACATTTACTCGAAAAAACCTCTAAGACTAAGGATAATGATATGTGGACTATGGACCATTTGCGATACCACATGGCAAAGGCATACTCTTCCTATAGAGACATGCCACCTGCCAAGAAACCAGATGGTAAAACTCGGTTACCGTCTGCTCTACTTGCATCAGTGCTACCAGCTACCGAGAGTATTGATACAAAGCTCTGGGAGGTTACTGCAATATCTGTTACGAGCAAGACAACAG ATAATGAACGGCGGAGTTTTAGAGCCGATCACCCATTTCCGATCCGAGGGGAAGGCCGCGCGTACTTTGAAGCAGAGGCATCAGCCCTGGAAGACCAGCAACATCCCATATATTTTGTAATCGGTCTTTGCGGGGAATTTGTACATTTAGGCAGCTCTTATCCCGGGATAGGCTTTTACCCTTCTATCGGATTccacggcgatgatggccgCATCTTCACCGAGGGGCTGCAGACGACAGAGCAAAGGACGGGGCCATTCTCACAGGGCGTCAAGATTGGCTGTGGCATCGACTGGAACGAAGAAAGCATCTTCTTTACTCGAAACGGAGAGATTATTG ATCAAGACGTCCATGATTTATTGGAAGCTTTACCCTGTTGTTACTGCCTTCAGCTCCACAAGAGGTACTATTAA
- a CDS encoding uncharacterized protein (EggNog:ENOG41~TransMembrane:1 (n12-20c24/25o379-399i)~SECRETED:SignalP(1-24)~antiSMASH:Cluster_1.5): MARKRFFSSLDAALLATQFLCVVAKPWIRSTASSILSAPNHLVPDYVTKYAPLVWLHSDDPFRPSDLLEHIRHTTPAVNYSLVPDLPELNLDNLALLENISSERVALTSNDDVTTLPAWLYGHSPDEAGRIANATPCVVILVEQSARDVDAFFFYFYSYDRGANITQVVEPLNRLIEDTEHGMHFGDHVGDWEHNMIRFRDGKPTGIYYSQHAGGAAYEWNDNTLSMKSGRPLVFSAYGSHANYATSGDHIHDSALIDYCDAGKLWDPALSAYFYHLDPASFKLTRLFTSISNTTVASNMTSFFYYTGIWGDAQYPDSDDRQKTVPKFGLKRFVSGPQGPIVKNLVRKGLMPDEREKITWMQWGVGIFMSWYPCCIRGYRVWVSVAVIIGFIILTVFGVRHGVKKYRRTKGYQKVDTEIPLRDMNHGEDDAGLHRNQSD, translated from the exons ATGGCCAGGAAACGCTTCTTTTCCAGTCTGGacgctgcgctgctggccacgCAGTTTCTCTGCGTCGTTGCAAAGCCCTGGATCCGAAGCAcagcctcttccatcttgtctgCGCCGAACCACCTTGTTCCCGACTATGTGACCAAATACG CGCCGCTTGTATGGCTACACTCGGATGACCCGTTTCGGCCGTCAGACTTGCTCGAACACATTCGTCACACAACTCCGGCAGTCAATTATAGCCTTGTTCCCGACCTGCCGGAACTGAACCTCGATaacctcgccctcctcgaGAATATTAGCAGTGAAAGAGTCGCTCTGACCTCCAATGACGATGTTACAACTCTACCCGCATGGCTTTATGGCCATAGTCCGGACGAGGCCGGCAGGATCGCAAATGCGACGCCTTGTGTCGTGATACTCGTCGAACAAAGTGCCCGAGACGTTgacgccttcttcttctatttctaCTCATACGATCGAGGCGCGAATATCACGCAGGTGGTGGAACCTTTGAACCGGCTGATAGAAGATACTGAGCACGGCATGCATTTTGGAGATCATGTTGGCGACTG GGAACACAACATGATACGGTTTCGCGATGGCAAGCCCACTGGCATTTATTACAGCCAGCATGCTGGTGGCGCCGCTTATGAGTGGAACGACAACACGCTTTCTATGAAGAGTGGGCGG CCTCTTGTGTTTAGCGCATATGGATCGCATGCGAATTACGCCACTTCTGG CGATCACATTCACGATTCGGCTCTGATTGACTATTGCGATGCCGGCAAACTGTGGGATCCAGCCCTCTCGGCGTACTTTTATCACCTCGATCCCGCCAGTTTTAAACTAACGCGCCTCTTCACCTCGATATCCAACACCACCGTCGCGTCAAATATGACATCCTTCTTCTACTACACCGGCATCTGGGGCGATGCCCAATATCCGGATTCCGATGATCGACAAAAGACGGTTCCAAAGTTTGGTCTCAAGCGATTTGTATCAGGGCCTCAGGGCCCCATTGTGAAGAATCTCGTACGAAAAGGGCTTATGCCCGACGAGCGTGAAAAGATTACATGGATGCAGTGGGGTGTTGGCATTTTCATGTCGTGGTACCCATGCTGTATACGTGGCTATAGAGTCTGGGTATCTGTGGCCGTGATCATAGGGTTTATAATATTGACCGTGTTTGGGGTAAGACATGGAGTGAAAAAGTACAGGAGGACAAAGGGATACCAAAAAGTAGATACAGAGATTCCGTTACGCGACATGAACCATGgtgaagacgatgctggcTTGCATCGCAACCAATCCGACTAG
- a CDS encoding uncharacterized protein (EggNog:ENOG41~antiSMASH:Cluster_1.5): MANPLLTRRNGKTQACEPCRRRKVACDHTYPVCLRCSRRRNGAFTCYYLSPDEETPASQKMTIEDFHLRQLIARASSRKDLQSTDASLHSGGHAGPEDKFWSSPAARGPLGFFGPTSFSAAYSETETSLAVHNPLATTEQLSSSDTALVDETIPPSIAEIQDMAGRDQTATRIALRILQAIPMPEAATRTQFPVHVNPNDEWMMMIGKRLIATTWETFGSHLRDRTDLAKLRELSGTICINTRRILKEDHEDVLEWLESFSGPKLRWEAVGIMFLYAALGELQASSTADSRRLIGHYTEYCSSCITLANVGGSSGSLMLFLLYKRSVLHACMHGDTSLPYWKFHAETAAMLTFSGFHVDRRCGPSTSLSKPMASISTEARRRIVCQIFIADKFLAAFVGRPALLTRRFCSIQLPLDLDDGVLLSDKDTFQRHLLRLDNDGWDTDGRLHSASILRVRTMVALIRDEILEIGLSYVETYKMEDIMTLKRKQLGLYTTLPAHLVYDLTLGESGDADAQTFYSKHEMRLDHLLNVFLLERLLLKHGRPRTDLLRTSFEMVVLTLRLWTHKHRWAEIPGESQRLLIGYAAPAGAVLCMELVDPNPMDITIDGDLIAGEEYSRSSIIQQLSLLVGFLNAPGLSHPNGSVSSGVRSVIKKVLDYVLNPTKRLPTPMGSESFGFISDWDGFAQFGSLDNINWFSQGGREDSSCP; encoded by the exons ATGGCCAACCCTCTCTTGACGCGGCGAAATGGCAAAACGCAAGCTTGTGAGCCATGCCGTCGGCGCAAAGTGGCCTGCGATCACACCTACCCAGTGTGTCTTCGCTGTAGTAGGCGACGCAACGGAGCATTCACGTGTTATTACCTATCGCCGGACGAAGAGACGCCGGCAAGCCAGAAGATGACAATCGAGGATTTTCATCTCAGACAACTAATAGCACGTGCATCATCAAGGAAAGATCTACAGTCTACAGATGCTTCGCTCCATTCTGGCGGACATGCCGGTCCGGAAGACAAGTTTTGGagctctccagctgctcgaggGCCGTTGGGTTTCTTTGGTCCAACcagcttctcagcagcaTACTCGGAGACTGAGACGAGTTTAGCCGTGCACAATCCTCTAGCCACCACCGAGCAATTGTCGTCCTCGGACACAGCTTTGGTTGACGAAACGATTCCCCCATCTATAGCCGAGATCCAAGATATGGCAGGCAGGGATCAAACAGCCACTCGCATCGCCCTTAGAATACTGCAAGCGATACCCATGCCAGAAGCCGCAACCAGAACTCAATTCCCAGTCCATGTCAATCCCAATGATgagtggatgatgatgattggcAAAAGACTGATTGCGACCACCTGGGAAACGTTTGGCTCCCACTTACGAGACCGCACAGACTTGGCTAAGCTACGTGAGCTGAGTGGTACAATCTGCATCAACACAAGGAGAATTCTCAAAGAGGATCATGAAGACGTTCTGGAATGGCTGGAAAGCTTCTCGGGGCCGAAACTGCGCTGGGAGGCGGTTGGCATCATGTTTCTGTACGCCGCTCTTGGAGAGCTTCAAGCCTCCTCAACCGCAGATTCGAGACGGCTCATCGGTCATTACACGGAATATTGCTCGTCTTGCATAACTCTCGCCAACGTGGGGGGCAGTTCCGGATCCCttatgctcttcttgctgtATAAACGCTCTGTGCTACACGCTTGCATGCATGGCGATACGA GTCTTCCATATTGGAAATTCCACGCTGAAACAGCTGCGATGCTCACATTTTCTGGCTTTCATGTCGATCGCCGCTGTGGTCCATCAACTTCTTTGTCTaagccaatggcatcaataTCCACAGAGGCGCGCAGGCGTATTGTGTGTCAAATCTTCATAGCAGACAAGTTCTTGGCCGCATTCGTCGGCCGGCCCGCTCTGTTGACGCGCAGATTTTGCTCAATACAATTGCCGCTAGATTTGGACGATGGTGTGCTGCTCTCTGATAAGGATACTTTCCAAAGACACCTTTTACGCCTCGATAATGACGGATGGGACACGGATGGTCGGCTGCATTCAGCATCGATTCTCCGCGTACGTACCATGGTGGCGTTGATACGAGATGAAATTCTCGAAATCGGCCTCAGCTACGTTGAGACTTATAAGATGGAAGATATCAT GACACTGAAAAGAAAGCAACTCGGATTATACACCACATTGCCTGCCCATCTTGTCTATGATCTTACGCTCGGAGAATCAGGGGATGCAGACGCTCAAACATTCTATTCGAAACATGAGATGAGACTCGACCACCTACTCAACGTCTTCTTACTAGAGCGGTTACTGCTCAAGCACGGCCGTCCTAGAACCGACCTCTTGCGTACTAGTTTTGAGATGGTGGTCTTGACCTTACGCCTATGGACTCACAAGCATAGGTGGGCAGAGATTCCAGGAGAGAGCCAACGCCTG TTAATTGGATATGCAGCCCCGGCTGGGGCTGTCTTGTGCATGGAGCTTGTCGACCCCAATCCCATGGACATTACCATTGATGGGGATCTCATTGCCGGCGAGGAATATTCCAGATCTTCCATCATTCAGCAGCTCAGCCTGCTCGTGGGCTTTTTGAACGCGCCGGGTCTCTCACACCCAAATGGCTCTGTTTCATCTGGTGTCAGGAGCGTTATTAAAAAGGTGCTCGACTACGTTCTCAATCCTACAAAACGATTGCCGACGCCAATGGGCTCGGAAAGCTTTGGCTTTATTAGTGACTGGGATGGCTTTGCCCAGTTTGGCTCCTTGGATAATATTAATTGGTTCAGTCAAGGTGGCAGAGAAGATTCCAGTTGTCCATAG
- a CDS encoding putative secondary metabolism biosynthetic enzyme (EggNog:ENOG41~SMCOG1040:alcohol dehydrogenase~antiSMASH:Cluster_1.5), with translation MSSAILPKTYQAAFFETKGAKLTLKEVQLQEPGPGYILVKVLACGICHSDRFVQLGLLGDLFPRVPGHEAVGDVVAVGEGVTRFKGGERVGAAWHGGHDGSCRSCQRGMFQLCSNGAVNGVTIDGGFAEYVLLRAEAAVRVPLDADPAEIAPLLCAGVTVFNAMRNMGVMQGGLVAVQGLGGLGHLALQYAAKMGYTVVALSSCSDKKDFATQLGAHYYIDTSAEDAVTALQKFGGANMMVCTAPNREAVSPLVAGLAPSGKLVVLAPLGQVEFDTASMVMNGTSVHGWNSGHQQDCEDAIAFAHTHGVKCIVERFPFLTGYQDAFEKMESGKVRFRSVMTL, from the exons ATGTCTTCTGCGATTCTTCCCAAGACCTACCAGGCCGCCTTCTTCGAGACCAAGGGCGCAAAACTCACTCTCAAGGAGGTACAGCTCCAAGAACCCGGTCCGGGCTATATCTTGGTAAAGGTCCTTGCTTGCGGCATCTGCCACAGCGACCGTTTCGTGCAACTGGGCTTACTAGGAGACTTGTTTCCTCGCGTGCCGGGCCATGAAGCAGTTGGAGACGTTGTCGCTGTAGGCGAGGGAGTTACTCGCTTCAAGGGAGGGGAACGCGTTGGAGCGGCCTGGCATGGAG GCCACGACGGATCATGCCGTTCATGCCAACGGGGAATGTTTCAGCTTTGCAGCAACGGCGCAGTCAACGGCGTGACAATTGACGGAGGTTTCGCCGAATATGTCCTGTTACGCGCCGAAGCAGCCGTTCGAGTGCCTCTAGACGCAGATCCGGCCGAGATTGCTCCTCTTCTATGCGCCGGCGTCACCGTCTTCAATGCCATGAGAAACATGGGCGTGATGCAAGGCGGACTTGTTGCTGTCCAAGGCCTTGGAGGACTCGGACATCTGGCGCTGCAGTACGCGGCCAAGATGGGATACACAGTCGTTGCTTTGAGTTCTTGCAGCGACAAAAAGGACTTTGCGACGCAACTGGGCGCTCACTATTACATCGACACGAGCGCCGAAGACGCAGTGACGGCCCTGCAGAAATTCGGAGGCGCCAACATGATGGTTTGTACTGCTCCGAATAGAGAGGCCGTCAGTCCACTTGTTGCCGGTCTGGCACCTTCAGGGAAGCTCGTCGTGCTGGCACCGCTTGGCCAAGTCGAGTTTGATACGGCCTCGATGGTTATGAACGGCACCAGCGTCCATGGCTGGAATTCAGGACACCAGCAGGATTGCGAGGATGCGATTGCTTTTGCGCACACGCACGGGGTCAAGTGTATCGTTGAGAGATTCCCGTTTCTGACGGGATATCAGGATGCctttgagaagatggaaagcgGCAAGGTGCGCTTCAGGTCTGTGATGACTCTTTAG